From Sphingomonas nostoxanthinifaciens, a single genomic window includes:
- a CDS encoding glutathione binding-like protein, producing the protein MIDLFYWPTPNGHKITLFLEEAGLEYRVAPVNIGKGEQFTPDFLRIAPNNRMPAIIDHAPADGGPQVSLFESGAILLYLADKSGHFIPADLRGRAEVLQWLFWQMGGLGPMAGQNHHFRNYAPEPVPYAIDRYVRETNRLYGVLDRRLTDREFVAGGGYSIADMAIYPWIVPHAAQGQSLDDFPAIKRWFEAVAARPATQRAYAIGPTVNPTGPVIRDEERKILFGQSAATTETIAR; encoded by the coding sequence ATGATCGATCTCTTCTACTGGCCCACCCCCAACGGCCACAAGATCACGCTCTTCCTCGAAGAAGCCGGTCTCGAATACCGCGTCGCGCCGGTGAATATCGGCAAGGGCGAGCAGTTCACGCCCGATTTCCTGCGCATCGCCCCCAACAACCGCATGCCCGCGATCATCGACCATGCCCCCGCCGACGGCGGCCCGCAGGTCTCCTTGTTCGAATCGGGCGCGATCCTGCTCTACCTCGCCGACAAGAGCGGCCACTTCATCCCCGCCGACCTCCGCGGCCGCGCCGAGGTGCTGCAATGGCTGTTCTGGCAGATGGGCGGGCTGGGCCCGATGGCCGGGCAAAACCACCATTTCCGCAATTATGCGCCCGAGCCGGTGCCCTATGCGATCGACCGCTACGTGCGCGAGACCAACCGGCTCTACGGCGTGCTCGATCGCCGGCTGACCGATCGCGAGTTCGTCGCCGGCGGCGGCTATTCGATCGCCGACATGGCGATCTATCCGTGGATCGTGCCGCATGCGGCGCAGGGGCAGAGCCTCGACGACTTCCCCGCGATCAAGCGCTGGTTCGAGGCGGTCGCCGCCCGCCCCGCCACCCAGCGCGCCTATGCGATCGGCCCGACGGTGAACCCGACCGGCCCGGTGATCCGCGACGAGGAGCGCAAGATCCTGTTCGGCCAGAGCGCCGCGACGACCGAAACCATCGCGCGGTGA
- a CDS encoding S9 family peptidase, which yields MLLSLALALAASPSPQGLTHYSGVALDPAGQRIVSIDSVQARGAPSAGHAGVVVRTIAGAVVGRYDPCPTCSYGAPVWSPDGRALAFFASGGGQARLYLLRSAGDRAAPTLDVIASVSGVAATPRWSNDGRTIAFLATVGAHKETGATQPGARQVGLIGSQPDSKRIAVVPASGGAYRLVSPEGTFVYEYDWMPDGTGFVATAAEGDGDNQWWVASLRAFGLDGTMSTIAAPKTQMTFPRVAPDGRTVAYIGGLMSDFPVSGGDVYTVPIGGGTPTDVTPHASITFTSLVWRPGRLIAGVTKGGSTGTATIDPATQKVSDLVVAPETIGQTGEPALAPDAKGANAAYLVESFTAGPRIAFGPVGRARAITHDNDGLAPVVAVRDVHWRNGGFDVQGWLLAPAAPPQGDAKQPMVTIVHGGPSSATTPHFPWGNDVELLAQHGYWIFQPNPRGSYGQGEAFVRANMRDFGGGDLSDILAGIDAVEREAPIDDARLGVAGGSYGGFMTMWTVTHSNRFKAAAAGAGISDWIAYYGQNGIDQWMIPFFGASAYDDPAIYDKLSPIRAIKNAKTPTFVYVGERDVECPPAQSLEFWHGLRAMGVPSDLVIYADEGHGIRAPANIADRNARLIGWFDRWLAKRP from the coding sequence ATGCTGCTTTCCCTCGCTTTAGCCCTCGCCGCCTCGCCCTCGCCGCAAGGCCTCACCCATTATAGCGGCGTCGCGCTCGATCCGGCGGGGCAGCGCATCGTCAGCATCGACAGCGTGCAGGCGCGCGGCGCGCCATCGGCGGGTCATGCCGGCGTGGTGGTGCGCACCATTGCCGGGGCGGTGGTCGGCCGTTACGATCCATGCCCGACGTGCAGCTATGGCGCGCCGGTCTGGTCGCCCGACGGACGCGCGCTCGCTTTCTTCGCCAGCGGCGGCGGACAGGCGCGCCTCTACCTTCTCCGCAGCGCCGGCGACCGCGCCGCGCCGACGCTCGACGTGATCGCGAGCGTTTCGGGTGTCGCGGCAACCCCGCGCTGGTCGAACGACGGACGCACGATCGCCTTCCTCGCGACCGTCGGTGCGCACAAGGAGACCGGCGCGACCCAGCCGGGCGCGCGGCAGGTCGGCCTGATCGGATCGCAGCCCGACAGCAAGCGCATCGCGGTGGTGCCCGCGAGCGGCGGCGCCTACCGCCTCGTCTCGCCCGAGGGCACGTTCGTCTACGAATATGACTGGATGCCCGACGGCACCGGCTTCGTCGCGACCGCGGCCGAGGGTGACGGCGACAATCAATGGTGGGTGGCGAGCCTGCGCGCCTTCGGCCTCGATGGCACGATGAGCACCATCGCCGCGCCCAAGACGCAGATGACCTTCCCGCGCGTCGCGCCGGACGGGCGGACGGTCGCATATATCGGCGGGCTGATGAGCGACTTTCCCGTGTCGGGCGGCGACGTCTACACCGTGCCGATTGGCGGCGGCACCCCGACCGACGTGACGCCGCACGCGTCGATCACCTTCACCTCGCTCGTCTGGCGGCCGGGCCGGCTGATCGCGGGCGTCACCAAAGGCGGCTCGACCGGCACCGCGACGATCGACCCGGCGACGCAGAAGGTGAGCGACCTCGTCGTCGCGCCCGAGACGATCGGCCAGACCGGCGAGCCCGCGCTCGCGCCCGACGCGAAGGGCGCCAACGCCGCCTATCTGGTCGAAAGCTTCACGGCCGGCCCGCGCATCGCCTTCGGCCCGGTCGGACGTGCGCGCGCGATCACCCACGACAATGACGGGCTGGCGCCGGTCGTCGCGGTGCGCGACGTCCATTGGCGCAATGGCGGCTTCGACGTGCAGGGCTGGCTGCTCGCGCCGGCGGCGCCGCCCCAGGGCGACGCGAAGCAGCCGATGGTGACGATCGTCCATGGCGGCCCATCATCGGCCACCACGCCGCATTTTCCGTGGGGCAACGATGTCGAGCTGCTCGCGCAGCACGGCTACTGGATCTTCCAGCCCAATCCGCGCGGCAGCTACGGCCAGGGCGAGGCATTCGTGCGCGCGAACATGCGCGATTTCGGCGGCGGCGACCTGAGCGACATCCTCGCCGGCATCGACGCGGTCGAGCGCGAGGCGCCGATCGACGACGCGCGCCTGGGCGTCGCCGGCGGCAGCTATGGCGGGTTCATGACGATGTGGACGGTCACCCACAGCAATCGGTTCAAGGCCGCGGCCGCCGGCGCCGGCATTTCCGATTGGATCGCTTATTACGGGCAGAACGGGATCGACCAGTGGATGATCCCGTTCTTCGGTGCCTCTGCTTATGACGATCCCGCGATCTACGACAAATTGTCGCCGATCCGCGCGATCAAGAACGCCAAGACGCCGACCTTCGTCTATGTCGGCGAGCGCGACGTCGAATGCCCGCCCGCGCAGAGCCTCGAATT
- a CDS encoding TCR/Tet family MFS transporter produces MTRPADRSSAVRFVMLAVLVDAIGFGIVMPVLPGLVMQLGHVGLSQATRIGGWFGMVYAAVQFLCGPLMGNLGDRFGRRPVLLGALGGFAIDYALMGFAPSLGWLFVGRALAGLFGASYGPAGAAMADLSTPDDRARHFGLIGAAFGIGFVVGPAIGGLLGELGPRAPFYAAAVLGAANFVFGLAVFPETLDPAHRRPFSLRRANPLGALLSLRRVAGVLPIAFVSFWWALATMVYPAVWAFYAIAAFDWSPGMVGLSLALVGGLMAACQMLIVGRVVARVGERGAALIGMAAATIGFVVFGFLHIGWLVFPILCITALQSLVMPSMSAIMSRRVPPNAQGELQGFSGSIAAIAAVIAPMLYNNLLAAFTGPRAHPPFPGAPFLLAAACALLAIATLALLRRAPVQMPSATGA; encoded by the coding sequence GTGACGCGGCCGGCCGATCGCAGCTCCGCCGTCCGCTTCGTCATGCTGGCGGTGCTGGTGGACGCGATCGGCTTCGGCATCGTCATGCCGGTCCTGCCCGGCCTCGTCATGCAGCTCGGCCATGTCGGCCTGTCGCAGGCGACGCGGATCGGCGGCTGGTTCGGCATGGTCTATGCCGCCGTGCAGTTCCTGTGCGGGCCGCTAATGGGCAATCTGGGCGACCGCTTCGGCCGGCGACCGGTGCTGCTCGGCGCGCTGGGCGGCTTCGCGATCGATTATGCGCTGATGGGGTTTGCGCCGAGCCTGGGCTGGCTGTTCGTCGGCCGCGCGCTCGCGGGCCTGTTCGGCGCCTCCTACGGCCCGGCGGGGGCGGCGATGGCCGATCTCAGCACGCCCGACGATCGTGCGCGCCATTTCGGGCTGATCGGCGCGGCGTTCGGCATCGGCTTCGTCGTCGGCCCGGCGATCGGCGGCCTGCTCGGCGAGCTCGGACCCCGCGCGCCCTTCTACGCCGCGGCGGTGCTCGGTGCCGCCAACTTCGTGTTCGGGCTCGCGGTTTTTCCCGAAACGCTCGATCCGGCGCATCGCCGACCCTTCAGCCTGCGGCGCGCCAACCCGCTGGGCGCGCTGCTGTCATTGCGCCGCGTGGCCGGCGTCCTGCCGATCGCGTTCGTCAGCTTCTGGTGGGCGCTCGCGACGATGGTCTATCCGGCGGTGTGGGCGTTCTACGCCATCGCCGCCTTTGACTGGAGCCCGGGCATGGTCGGCCTCTCGCTCGCGCTGGTGGGCGGGCTGATGGCGGCGTGCCAGATGCTGATCGTCGGCCGCGTGGTCGCACGGGTGGGCGAGCGCGGCGCGGCGCTGATCGGCATGGCGGCGGCGACGATCGGCTTCGTCGTGTTCGGTTTCCTGCACATCGGCTGGCTGGTCTTCCCGATATTGTGCATCACCGCGCTCCAGAGCCTCGTCATGCCATCGATGAGCGCGATCATGTCGCGTCGGGTGCCGCCCAATGCGCAGGGCGAGCTGCAGGGCTTTTCGGGCAGCATCGCCGCGATCGCCGCGGTGATCGCTCCGATGCTCTACAACAATCTGCTCGCGGCCTTCACCGGCCCGCGCGCGCACCCGCCCTTCCCCGGCGCGCCGTTCCTGCTGGCAGCGGCCTGCGCCTTGCTGGCGATCGCGACGCTGGCGCTGCTGCGCCGTGCGCCCGTTCAGATGCCGTCGGCGACCGGCGCGTAG